Proteins from a genomic interval of Quercus lobata isolate SW786 chromosome 11, ValleyOak3.0 Primary Assembly, whole genome shotgun sequence:
- the LOC115966586 gene encoding 7-deoxyloganetin glucosyltransferase-like yields the protein MGSITAATKPHVVCVAYPLQGHINPMIKLAKLLHHKGFHVTFVNTEYNHKRLLRSRGPNALDGLPDFHFETITDGLPPVDADVSQDVPSLCDSTSKHSLVPLRNLLSKLNDTSSSMYRL from the coding sequence ATGGGTTCCATTACAGCAGCTACAAAACCTCATGTAGTTTGTGTAGCATACCCACTTCAAGGTCACATAAACCCAATGATCAAGCTAGCAAAACTCCTCCACCATAAAGGGTTTCACGTAACTTTTGTCAACACAGAGTACAACCACAAACGCTTACTCAGGTCTAGAGGCCCCAACGCCCTCGATGGCTTGCCTGACTTTCACTTCGAAACCATTACCGATGGGCTGCCACCGGTAGATGCAGATGTTAGCCAAGACGTTCCTTCTCTTTGTGACTCCACCTCAAAGCATTCGCTAGTTCCACTTCGCAACCTCCTTTCCAAACTCAACGACACTTCGTCTTCGATGTACCGACTGTGA